The genome window AAAATTAATAATGCGAGAAATGGCAGTGGAAACGCCTTCATGTGCCAATATTGATATAACTATCATATCGAAATAAATTTGGAGTCATGTGATGATATTGTGTGGTCCTTCCACTACGACTacggaaagcatgcagtttattaggctatatGAAATAAATGATGATAAACTTTAcatggtggtgaaagtgcacggtgatgagcctttccaataaatattgagggtcttattctggtgacatgatcatcGATGCTAGGCTGCCGCTTGACAAATAAAAGATAATCACGCttcatccataataatctcatcatgtagactagcctacctgtgagctgttggctagagcgcacgtgCAAAGACCAGAGATTTGCAATATAACGCAACATTAGTAGTttaaaatgcgatggaaacccattaaACGTGTATTTATGtacactacgtcatcacacacatACTGTTATCCGCAACACATCGATTTGATGGAAACATATCTGGTGGGAATATGCACATGTTGTTttaatgcagattttagaatgttcgcatgaaaatctgtcaccaattggatggcaATCTAGCTATTGAGTGAGACAGAATCAGAAAGTCAAATGATAGATGTGGAAATAGTAGAATATTAGCTATAAAGGGTATGATGAACTCGTAAGTACTGGTTGTTAGTTGCATTTAACTGTTAGGTCAGACAGGTGCTGTTAAAGCAATGCAAAATACTTTAGGTGGAAACTGCTGAAAGTTATGATATTACAATTCAACTAAAGTGCTTTGACATGTAAAGGATTGACCCAGGCTCATTTACTACCATTCACCTGTTACTGATATTTACCTGTTCACCAGAACAGGTCAATATTCCAGCTAAACACTTTAGTAAGTAGTCAATTGAAACTGACTTTACATGAAAAATATGAGTATGTTCTTTAGTATCCTCTATAGCTTAAGATTGATGTGAGCTGCATCCTGGCCTCTTGAAAGACTGATTTTGAAAGTGTCATGATTCTGATAAAAACATGGAATGGGTGAAATGCTTTCAGTGCCTTCTTTTGATTTCCAGATAAATAGGGAAGATGGGGGTGATATAGTCCAAATAAGCCCCTCCCCTTGTGAAGAAACAAGAAAACAACAATTACAACTAGGAGCTCTAACtacagaaaatatatatatatgcattatAATATATATTCTTTAGCATGTTTTCATATGTAAAAGGatttaaaaatacaaaacaaaatatacAGCTAATCAAAAAAATACACTATTAAATCTCAAGGTTGGCCGGTTTCTCAAgagatataaaaaaatataataaaaccagactttacagttgggTCGGTTGCCACAGCAGCAAAACAACGGAACCAGgcaaagagaagaaagaggagagcgtgTGATAAAGAAAGGTAGATGGGGGCAGTTCAGTCGTCGTCACTGTCGCTGCCGGACTCACTCAACTGGAGGTCGTTCCCTGTggaaacaccaacacacacattgcAACCACCACCTACAGACTTCAATCAAGAGATCAATTATTAGTAGTCCCCCAACGTAGAGTGCTACACTGGCCCTACCAGCCCTGGTACTCACTGAGCGTGTTCATCAGCTGGTTGCTGCCCTGTTGCCTGTCTGCTCCTCCGTTGGCCATGGGATTACGGTTGGGGGAGGGCTGGatctgggggagagggagtgggacaggTTGGGGGTGAGGGGCGTCATGCTCCCCATCACTGCTGGAGCTGTCGTCCCCACTACCAGAGCCACTGGCAGAGTCAGATGAGCTGCTGCCGCTACTGCTGCTCATTTGTTCAATAACCTCCACCTCCGCTCGCAGCTCTGTGCCGGGCCAGGAGGGGGCGACAGAGGCAACAGTCAATAGAGAAACAAGAATGATCACTTGATAAAAGTGGTGGCAACACATGAAGAGGCTCACCTCTCTTGATGTCATCTAGTTGGGGCTCAGGGGAGGGGTTGTCcttggaaggggagggggaggtctTGGCCCCTGCACCAGGCTTAGTGGGGGCACGGAACTGCGCTGGTGGCTGGGTGGCAGTGGCACGCACTGACTGCTGCTCAATCCTGGCCTGGATCTTACTGCTGCCCTCCGCTCTGAAAAACAAAAGTCAACAGCTGCACATCTACTGTCACAAATGATCTGCAAAACACATTTATCCTAAAGGTTCATTGTTACTATGCATTTTTGAGACAGTGTTTTGGTTAACCCCTCACCTGGTTTTCTTGacctggatactgctgctcaacTTCTCCAGCATGTACTCCCCAGTGTCATGATTGATGATAAGAACACAGTCTTTCTGATATGGCCGCTTATTCCCTTTGAATACTGTCATGGGTGGTGTAGAGCCCTACGAACAACACAATAACAAGTATCATGATCAAGTACACTGTTTGCTTTCATCTTTCTGCAGTGGAGTTATCAGAAAAAAACTTTGTCATTGTACAGTACAGGCAAAAGACCACAGTTGACTCAAAAACACCCACTCTTACTGGAATGTGAGGTAAAGTGATGGTGACTTCCTCTCCTTTACCGACTTGCAACTCCCCCTCGCagcttgtgtcaattgaagctggTTTGAAATCATCTACAAGTGTGAAAGAGTGGGAAAGATAATTATAAGGTCAGAaatactagttacctgtccaaaattgtaatcagtaacataaCTTTAACATTTCCCAAACTCAAtcacgtaatctgattactttccccttaagaggcattagaagaagtaAAGATCATACAAAAGGGCCCATCAATCAAATTTGGTGTCATCAtaatagtggtctctgacttgtggtcagactagTTCAGGTAGTTCAGGTGGAACAACCTTTCTtctgaattgaatgtcattgagaaaacagaaaggtgttaatgtatttttttgcaaacatccttcctgaatttaaaagtaatttaCGCTACCTAGGTTTTCAAAAGTatttgtaatctgattacaatatttttgctggtaaagTACCGTACCGTTCGTTTTTTTGTTGTACTCAAGCTAGCTAACAGTAACAAGCTACATTGTTAGGTAACGTTAACTAGCTGACCAACTTGTCAAAAGGCGTGACTAAAGTTGGGTATAGTAAAATAAACTTCACATATTTACACATTTATATTTAATCACTAAAAATAGTCTGGCTACTAACATCTGATGGTGTGAAATGACGATTTTGGCCTCTTCTCAAAGCTCTCTCCGAGCTTCAAAACATGTTCTTCTTTGTCCAAGAGCGGATTTGTACTCCCATTCATGACTCTGCTGGAAGTTTAATattcacatttatttaaattaTGCTGCGTTAAAAAATGTAATGATGATTAGATACTTTAGCTAGCTGTGCAGCTAAGATTTTTCGCGAAACAATCCATACACTCCTTTTCCTGTTTTGTTCCAGTGCTGAAATGTCACCGATAGGATCTGAACACCATAATTGGGTTGACCCCtaaataaacacccacaaatcAGCATATTTAGTACATTAGAATTAGTAACAATGTATTATTATCTATTAGCATAATCATACGAATTTCCCTCATACGAATAAGTACAACGTTTTTACTGACTGATATAAACAGGCCGGAATCATCGTAACCAAACACTGTTCCCACACGGACGAAGAAGACTACATGCCACACGAGAAATCTTAGAACATTTCTGGACATTTGCGTTCAACAACAATGTATGTGGAAATATTCCCTGCATTTTCATTAAGTCTATCACTATAATGTGTTAGTACCATCCATTAACATTAGCTGGATAATTTAATATGGATTGGTGAAATAATAGATTTGAGGATGTCAAGGACGTGATGCTATAAGCTACTATCGTAAACTACAGTAGTGAAAGTTATGGCACTATCAAAGCAAGACGACACCTCCAATGTTGTACTTCCTGGAGAGGGATCCAAAGACGGGTTGCCATGTCTTATCCCACCTGTCCAAAGAAAAACATGTACTGGCAGGAATTTGaatgagaaagagatggagaaactGACAGGTGACCAGACTTTGGTGTCTGACTTCAAGCAGATGAAGTTGGAAAAGGAGGCACAAAAAAACTGGGACTTGTTTTACAAAAGGAACACAACACACTTTTTCAAGGATAGGCATTGGACCACCAGAGAGTTTGAAGAACTGAAAGTGTGCCTTGAGGTAAGAAGATGGCGTAGGAAGTTGTTAGGTGCCCTACTAGGGGTGCATCCCAATACATTTATTTTTCTCAGTTTGAAGTCAAGAAGCTTGTCCTGCTTGAAGCTGGCTGTGGGGTTGGGAACTTCGTCTTCCCACTACTGGAGGAAGACCTCAACATCTTTGTCTATGCCTGTGACTTCTCACCACGAGCTGTGGAGTTTGTGAAGGTAAGAAGATGTACCACTGATGATCCAGAGCCAGTGGGACTTTTAACAAAACAACACTGATATCCAGTGTCATTTTCATTTTGTCCTCAGGAACACTCCCTGTACTGCGCTGAGCGCTGCAGTGTGTTCCAGTGTGACCTGACAAAGGATGACCTGAGGGGTAACGTCCCAGTGGGATGTGTGGATGTGGCCACGCTCATATTTGTCCTCTCAGCTATCCACCCAAACAAGATGCAGCAGGCTCTGGACAACATTTACAGGGTGAGACAGGGCTGAGGAAAAGGATGAAACTGCAGTAAACACTTTAAATACTCTCAAAATAACTTGTGACTGAATTGACGTTCTCTGTGTCAGGTTCTGAAGCCAGGGGGCATCATTCTGTTCAGGGACTATGGCCTGTATGACCACGCCATGATGAGGTTTAAGGCGGGAAACAAACTGGGAGAGAACTTCTACGTCAGACAGGATGGCACCAGGTCTTATTTCTTTTCCAAAGGTCAGTCcattcctctttcctctcctacaTCTTCCCTCATAGTagttattttatgtttttttgtCTTTCTTTATTGTCTTTTCGAATTACGCACAAGCAGTCTCTTCTATGGGACTCATTCTCTGTTTATACATTTTTCATCTTGATtattgtctaatcttgattattgtccagtgctgcaaggaaagacctagttaaacaGCAGCTGGCcaagaacagagcggcacgttttgctcttaattgtaatcagagggctgatataaatgcTATACATGTCAGTCTTTCTTGGCTAAGacttgaggagagactgactgcatcacttcttctttttataagaactATTAATGTATTGAAAATTCCAAACTTCAACTTagacagctctgacacacacacacttaccccaccagacatgtgACCAGggttcttttcacagtccccaaatccagaacaaatgcAACAAAGCGtgcagtattatatagagccattattgcatggaactccgttTCTTCTCATATtactcaaataaacagcaaacctggtttaaaaaacaGATGATGCAACCTTTCCCCTATTTGActgagtttgtgtgtatgcattgatatgtaggctacgtgtgcctttattTATTATAAATGTAGTTCTgcccttgagctgttcttgtctattaatgttctgtattatttcatgttttgtgtggagcccaggaagagtagctgctgcttttgcaaccgctaatggggatcctaataaaataccaaatctGAACTGTCTGTGTTTCAGAGCTCCTGGCAGACCTGTTCAGAGGGGTGGGGTTCGAGAGTGTAACCAATGAGTACGTGCTACGAGAAACGGTCAATAAGAAGGAGGGGCTTTGTGTGCCCAGGGTGTTCCTTCAAAGCAAGTTCCGAAGGCCAGACCAATTACAGGGCTCCTGAAGTCCCTTTCCTCAACAAATGCTTGAAACCTTTTAAAGGCACAAATGGACTGAGACCTTCATATATGAATGGACATCATTGGACAAAAGCCTCTACACTGCCGTATGGCTGATTAAGTGTCGTTTGTTTGATTATGCTTTTTTATtaattacttgagtaaaagtaaaaaattgTGTGGTTTTAAATAGTAATTCAAAAGTAAATGCTATTCATCATTTCAAAtaccttatattaagcaaaccagaaagCACAATTGATGTTttatttactgatagccaggggcacactccaacacagacataatttacaaacaaagcatttgtgtttagtgaagtctgccagatcagaggcagtagtgatgactgtgttctcttgataagtatgtCAATTTGACAAATTTCCTGTCATGCTAAGCATttgaaatgtaacgagtacttttgtgtGTCAGAAAATGTataggagtaaaaagtacatattttctttagaaatgtaaaAAATTGAAGTTGGAAAGTACAAATactccaaaaaactacttaagtagtacttcacaCCAGTGATACAACTATATGTCTATATGATGGACAATTTCTTAGAGAGAAAGGTTTGGTTGTGTATTTTCAGAGTAGTTAAAGTTCCAATACTATTTTTTGCTGCCAACTTTTCCAATcatgtaatacatttttttaccACAAGGGGGCAACAAAacctgtaaaaaaatatatatgtaacaTCAAATGCTCCTTGGTTAGTCGAAATAAATAATGTCTCATATTTTTTATCCTGCTCAATTTGTTTTATATTTCCAGGTGATCATGTTTACCTAGCATTCATACACAATGTGCATAGTTGGCAAACCCATGTTGActtgtaaaaaatgtaaaagtgTTGTTTTAATGTAGATATCTTGCACCTAACAATCTGGTGGACAGATGCATGTAACATATCTGACACAATTATGCAAGATTTGACTTCTTGGTGTCTGAGATTCTGCACCTAATGATTCTGAGTGGGCAGGATTTGTTTTAGTGCAACAGTAACAGATCCTGAGATGTTTAAGTTACCACCACGAGAATACCTCTGCTTTTATGTCTTTAGGCACTGAACAACGAGAATCTGGATTAGATTTTGAGACCACCTCTTTTTtttctgtcccccccccctccaaatcCACCCTTCTGTGACACCACAAagtgacccctgaccctgtagtaggatgagtcagCAGCAAGCAACTGAATTTTTAATCACATGTAACCTTTTCAAAAACCTCTACAGGTGCTTATCCTgtctgggcgtgtgtgtgtgtgtgtgtgtgcgtatgtgcagGTGCACGTGCAGgttttttgtgtgtattttttcATGTGGAACTGACCCCACCACGCGTTTGCCCTTTCCAGCAGTGGACTGGGTCAGTGTGGGTTTGTGCCATGTCACCTTTGGGAGATGAGACAAGGGAACACCTTTCACTCCTCTCACATCATCAGGAACGTGAGGGAAGCTGGATCCACAGTACATGAGGAGTGTGACATTCAGTGAAATGCCACAACCCCACCAGACACTGTCTGCTGACACTTGGGGCTCAAAGGCTCCCTTCCGGCTTTTTATAGCCTGTTCTGGGTGTAGTGATTCAGTAGATAATGGCAAAGCACTGCCGTTTTAAAAGGGTTCTTTAGATCACCAGGTAGGTTCACGTAGGTCTGGGCATCCTTTCGGCAACCCAGAACCAAagtgtttacaatgacggcctaccccggctaaacctgggccaattgtgccccacGCTATGGGGCTCCCGATCACAGTCGGATGTGATTccgcctggaatcaaaccagggactgtagtgacaacCTTTAGCACTGAGGTGCAGTGCcatagactgctgcgccactcgggagcccatgttAATATCTGTCCACAAGAGATTAGTCTGAGAAAGGCTTTGCACAGTTTCACTGACATTCATCTCTGAAAGAGATCTATCATCTGTTTAGAAATGGGGTTGATTTATAGATCAGATAATCAGTGCAGTGCCCCGGTCAGACCGACCCACTGGGTAACAGAACTCTATTCCACGTTCAATGAATATAGCACATATCTATCAGCGTTGTCCGTTCTACacaatccatctctctcctcaatgTTCTGAGCGTTCCGCCCTACTAAACAGGACCATGCCAAGATCCGCCTCTCTTATATTGCTGTGTCTTTTCCTTTATAGAGAGGGCACTTCCTGTAGAAAAGACTCTCGCACAGGCACAGGCTCCGGCTGAGGTCAGCTCTGCTCCACAAGAGCTCATGGCCTTCTAGTACTCTATATCTGGAGGGGTTTGACATATCCTGTTATTCAGACTAATTccattgggtggacaacatgctgACTGCTGTAGATGACCTTGTGCTTTTGATAGTAGTTACAGTGATGTAATGTGGGAAGCTATAGGCTTGTGAGATACACCGTTTCCTCTATAATTACCTAGGAAGGGATCTTAATGATAGTGACTTATATTGATTtcagtcaaataaataaatacatgtgttcACAGTCCTAGATGTGACTTTTGTGGGATTATGGTTTTTAAAAAGTATTGGAGAAACACTGTTGTCTATGTAGGTATGAAAGCCTATTGAAACACTAATCCTGATTTCACATTGTTTCTTGATATACTGCATACTCCCACTCCCCGCCTGATCACTGCCATCCTACTGGGCTGTATACAATATATGTGATCCTCCTAAATGAGGCATGTTATTCTCTGTCGGTGAATGGGTAGCGGATGTATTCCAAGACGGTTTTCCAAACGGGACACGACCCAATCAGATTGGAGCGCTGCGCTGTGGGAGAAGTCATTGAGGTTTTCCTGACTGGTTGATCTGCTTCCTCCTGTCGCCGTGTCTCGTTATTAACACTGTCAGTGAACTGGAGTTCTGACAGGCCCGCTCTAGCTGGTCTGTTCGCTGGTTTTAAGGTGAGCAGCCAGACAGTCTGAGTTACATAACTGTCAAAACAATCACCCCCCTCAATCTGCCGGTCTGCTTGCAAGCCatcctctgcttctctctttcccctctgatGGGCATGGGGAATGAAAACAAGGGTGTCTGGATGTGggtatgaatcaaatcaaatcaaatcaaatttttatttgtcacatacacatggttagcagatgttaatgcgagtgtagcgaaatgcttgtgcttctagttccgacaatgcagtgataaccaacaagtaatctaactaacaattccaaaactactgtcttatacacagtgtaaggggataaggaacatgtacataaggatatatgaatgagtgatggtacagagcagcatacagtagatggtatcgagtacagtatatacatatgagatgagtatgtagacaaagtaaacaaagtggcatagttaaagtggctagtgatacatgtgttacataaggatgcagtcgatgttgtagagtacagtatatacatatgtatatgagatgaataatgtagggtaagtaacattatataaggtagcattgtttaaagtggctagtgatatatttacatcatttcccatcaattcccattattaaaatggctggagttgggtcagtgtcaatgacagtgtattggcagcagccactcaatgttagtggtggctatttaacagtctgatggccttgagatagaagctgtttttcagtctctcggtcccagctttgatgcacctgtactgacctcgccttctggatgatagcggggtgaacaggcagtggttcgggtggttgatgtccttgatgatctttatggccttcctgtaacaacgggtggtgtaggtgtcctggagggcaggtagtttgccccggtgatgcgttgtgcagtcctcactaccctctggagagccttacggttgagggcggagcagttgccataccaggcggtgatacagcccgccaggatgctctcgattgtgcatctgtagaagtttgtgagtgcttttggtgacaagccgaatttcttcagcctcctgaggttgaataggcgctgctgcgccttcttcacgacgctgtctgtgtgagtggaccaattcagtttgtctgtgatgtgtatgccgaggaacttaaaactagctaccctctccactactgttccatcgatgtggataggggggtgttccctctgctgtttcctgaagtccacaatcatctccttagttttgttgacgttgagtgtgaggttattttcctgacaccacactccaagggccctcacctcctccctgtaggccgtctcgtcgttgttggtaatcaagcctaccactgttgtgtcgtccgcaaacttgatgattgagttggaggcgtgcgtggccacgcagtcgtgggtgaacagggagtacaggagagggctcagaacgcacccttgtggggcccccgtgttgaggatcagcggggaggagatgttgttgcctaccctcaccacctgggggcggcccgtcaggaagtccagtacccagttgcacagggcggggtcgagacccagggtctcgagcttgatgacgagcttggagggtactatggtgttgaatgccgagctgtagtcgatgaacagcattctcacataggtattcctcttgtccaggtgggttagggcagtgtgcagtgtggttgagattgcatcgtctgtggacctatttgggcggtaagcaaattggagtgggtctagggtgtcaggtagggtggaggtgatatggtccttgactagtctctcaaagcacttcatgatgacggaagtgagtgctacggggcggtagtcgtttagctcagttaccttagctttcttgggaacaggaacaatggtggccctcttgaagcatgtgggaacagcagactggtatagggattgattgaatatgtccgtaaacacaccggccagctggtctgcgcatgctcggagggcgcggctggggatgccgtctgggcctgcagccttgcgagggttaacacgtttaaatgtcttaatcacctcggctgcagtgaaggagagactgcatgtttccgttgcaggccgtgtcagtggcactgtattgtcctcaaagcgggcaaaaaagttatttagtctgcctgggagcaagacatcctggtccgtgactgggctggatttcatcttgtagtccgtgattgactgtagaccctgccacatgcctcttgtgtctgagccattgaattgagattccactttgtctctgtactgacgcttagcttgtttgatagccttacggagggaatagctgcactgtttgtattcagtcatgttgccagacaccttgccctgattaaaagcagtggttcgcgctttcagtttcacgcgaatgctgccatcaatccacggtttctggttagggaatgtttttatcgttgctatgggaacgacatcttcgacgcacgttctaatgaactgagagagggagagaaagagagagcgatagaaggAGTAAGTAGGCACCTGTGTTTGTGTTGACTGTACCTGTGTGAATACAGGTCcaagaggtgtgtgtttgtgttgactgTACCTGTGTGAATACAGGTCcaagaggtgtgtgtttgtgttgactgTACCTGTGTGAATACAGGTCcaagaggtgtgtgtttgtgttgactgTACCTGTGTGAATACAGGTCcaagaggtgtgtgtttgtgttgactgTACCTGTGTGAATACAGGTCcaagaggtgtgtgtttgtgttgactgTACCTGTGTGAATACAGGTCcaatagtgtgtgtttgtgttgactgTATCTGTGTGAATACAGGTCcaagaggtgtgtgtttgtgttgactgTACCTGTGTGAATACAGGTCcaagaggtgtgtgtttgtgttgactgTACCTGTGTGAATACAGGTCcaagaggtgtgtgtttgtgttgactgTACCTGTGTGAATACAGGTCcaagaggtgtgtgtttgtgttgactgTACCTGTGTGAATACAGGTCcaagatgtgtgtgtttgtgttgactgTACCTGTGTGAATACAGGTCcaagaggtgtgtgtttgtgttgactgTACCTGTGTGCATACAGGTCcaagaggtgtgtgtttgtgttgactgTACCTGTGTGAATACAGGTCcaagtggtgtgtgtttgtgttgactgTACCTGTGTGAATACAGGtccaaaaggtgtgtgtgtgttgactgtacCTGTGTGAATACAGGTCcaagtggtgtgtgtttgtgttgactgTACCTGTGGGAATACAGGTccatgtggtgtgtgtttgtatgtgtgggaGAAAAAGAGGGTGTAATACCTGGATGTAGTCCCACACTGCAGAGATGCTATCCTCCTGTCCTAGCTATGCCCTGAAGGCACCACCGTGTCTGAGTACCCTGTACTTACGTACTGTAGCTCACCTTACTATCCACGGCTGTCTAATCACGCACTGCAGCGCCGATAAGGACCTCTTATATTCTGAGGTTAACGAACAAAATGGGCTGTTGAACAGAACTGTGTCTGAGGATAAGGGTCCTTCACTGATGATGTGAATGGGTGCTATTTGCCTATCTAATCATATTTACTATATCTGGGTCACATGGTGTCTGAATCAGGATGGAACAAACACAGCTAACAAGAAGTGAACTTGATGAGATTGTATGGGCTCAATAGCTTTGATAGTTCTGTCTTGTCATCATAGTGCACTGCAGTAAAATAACTCGAAATCAAGCATTCTAATGGTAGTTGAATGATAACCGAGCCTTAGGTTCTAATGTCAAGCAATAGCACTGATATGTGTCATTCAAAGCCTCTGTCGCTTCACAAGCTCTTTATAACATTACCACCTACACATTGCATTGACATATCGGGCATTCCATTACCTTAGATTGAGAGAAAGTGAGATTTAAAAAGATTTAGATAGAAAAATAGTCCATGAAGAAAAGGGGACAGTTCCACTCAGAtgtaaacaacaaaacaaatgattCCTGTCTAATATGATTGGTGTGGGTTTTTACACAACAGCATCTCAACTTCTGAAACACAGATCGTGTTGCTTTAAATAATGCCTTTTAATATGATTTTAGAACATAAATGTGCCTTATTATGGGTATAATTTAAACGGGAAGGAATTGTTATAAAAAGCTGGAAGCTATAAATCAATATAACATAAGGTTTTGATTATATAGGCCATTTCCCATTCTGATATTACTTGGGGTGAGTATTTATCTACAACTGACGTGCATGATACCATATGAATATAATTCTAGATCTATGAATGATGCATCATCATATTGTTCTTGAACTCTATTTCTTTGAATCCAGACCTAACAGACCTAACAGACCTACATAGCATGTTAACTCTATAAGACATCCCCCCATTCATTTACTGTATCATGCTACTTATGTTATGAGTACACAGTATATGGTATCTGAAAATTGGAAAAAGTGAGTCTAGAATAGAGAGTATCTGGTATTTTGGAGTTGACTAATACAAAGAGGGTATCTGGTTGGGTATGGCTAACTGGCATTTGTGGAATTCAGGGGAACTGAATATCTGAGGTTATTCATTAAATACCAATACCATTCATTATTATCTGAAATATGGAACATTTTATTGTGGGAATAAATAAATATTAATGAAATGTATAAAAAAAGTATTGAGCTTCCCAAGTTGTATATTCAGCGTGTTATAACTGTTTTACCACACATTAAGTTGTCTCTGGTGGTAC of Oncorhynchus gorbuscha isolate QuinsamMale2020 ecotype Even-year linkage group LG15, OgorEven_v1.0, whole genome shotgun sequence contains these proteins:
- the LOC123997780 gene encoding ELL-associated factor 1-like, producing the protein MNGSTNPLLDKEEHVLKLGESFEKRPKSSFHTIRYDFKPASIDTSCEGELQVGKGEEVTITLPHIPGSTPPMTVFKGNKRPYQKDCVLIINHDTGEYMLEKLSSSIQVKKTRAEGSSKIQARIEQQSVRATATQPPAQFRAPTKPGAGAKTSPSPSKDNPSPEPQLDDIKRELRAEVEVIEQMSSSSGSSSSDSASGSGSGDDSSSSDGEHDAPHPQPVPLPLPQIQPSPNRNPMANGGADRQQGSNQLMNTLRNDLQLSESGSDSDDD
- the LOC123997142 gene encoding tRNA N(3)-methylcytidine methyltransferase METTL6-like; translation: MALSKQDDTSNVVLPGEGSKDGLPCLIPPVQRKTCTGRNLNEKEMEKLTGDQTLVSDFKQMKLEKEAQKNWDLFYKRNTTHFFKDRHWTTREFEELKVCLEFEVKKLVLLEAGCGVGNFVFPLLEEDLNIFVYACDFSPRAVEFVKEHSLYCAERCSVFQCDLTKDDLRGNVPVGCVDVATLIFVLSAIHPNKMQQALDNIYRVLKPGGIILFRDYGLYDHAMMRFKAGNKLGENFYVRQDGTRSYFFSKELLADLFRGVGFESVTNEYVLRETVNKKEGLCVPRVFLQSKFRRPDQLQGS